CCTCTTCCCCGACATCCGAGAACAGGAAAAGCATCAGCAGCGCCCGTCCGCGCGAGGTGATATTCACCCGCCAGGCGGAAAAGTCCCGCTGCTCGTTCGGATCGGAATCCCCACCGGGAAAGCTCAGATCGACATGCCAGCCGGCATCGCCGGGATCGTCCGGATGGGGAAAGCGCACCGGGAAACTTCCAAGCCCGGTGCGTGGCTCCCAGCGCCCTTTGCCGACAAGCTGGTCGAACGCCGAATGCAATACCGGTGTATTGACGGCTTTCTCGAACGGGCCGCCGCCATAACCGGCAAGCCGCACCACCGGCTGGCTCCATGTCCTTGGATTATCCGCATCGAAGGGAATATCGCGCCACATGATGGCACGACCTTCCTCGGCCAGATCGCGGGGAAAAGCCTCGTCGATCCGGATAAAGCCGTCCTCGATGAATTGCTCGATCTGCGCGGCGCTCAGCGCCGGCGGGTAAACATTTGATGTCATGAAATATCTCTCTATCGCCAATCCTGCCGGCTCTTTCCTTGGCCAGATGCAGGGTGGTTGCACCAACGGCAACGCGCCAGCCGCGAAGGCTGGCAAGCGGCCGCATCTTCCGATGCCCGAAGGCAGAGCTTTAAAGGCTCAAGAAGAAGGCCGTAGCGATATTGAGAGTGATCGTCTTCATAGCAGTCCGAAGCTATAGCCACGCGATCCAAGGGTCAATGCGGCAATGTCAGGCCGCCGTCCCGCGAAGCGCGCCATGCACCGACTGCAGCACGAGCTCGGCAAGCCGGGCCGCCGCCGGCTGCGGTTCGGCTTCGGCCCGATGCAGGACCAGCCCGAGCTTCGGCAAATCAGGTAAGCCGATCGTCTCCGGCGCCAGCGGCCGGACCTTTGCCGGCAATCCGATTGGTGTGCGGATAGAGATGCCGAGGCCTGCGGCCGCCGCGGCCCAGAGGCCGCCGAGGCTGGAGCTGACGAAGGCGAGACGCCAGGAAATGCCGGCTTCGTCAAGTGCCCGGGTCGCCGCACTGCGCATCAGGCATGGCGCCTCCAGCGAGGCGAGCGGTATCGGCTCGCCACTTGCCGCATGCCAGTCGGGCGATCTCTCGGCAGGCCCGATCCAGCGCATCGGCACCTCGCCGATGCGCTCACAATGCGCCGTCGCCGTGCCGTCGCTCCAGGCGAGCGCCAGATCAAGCTTGCCTGAGGTGACGCGCTCAAGCAGTTCAACGTTGCGCACCACCCGCGCCTCGACGCGGACCTTCGGATGCGCGCGTGCAAAGCGGCCGAGCACCTCCGGCAGCAGGGTCTCGCCAAAATCCTCCTGCAGGCCAAGCCGCACCCAGCCTTCAAGCTCGATGCTGTGCACGGCCGCCGCCGCCTCGTCGTTCAACTCCAGCAACCGCCTGGCATAACCGAGCATCGTCTCACCGGCATCGGTCAGCGCCAGTCCGCGCCCGGCCTTGCGGAAGATCGGCGTGCCCGCCTGCTCCTCCAGCTTCTTCAGCTGCGCGCTCACTGCCGAGGTGGAACGTCCGAGTTTTTCGGCCGCCTTGGCAAAATTGCCGAGCTCCATGCCGGTCGAAAAGCTTCGAAGCACATCGAGATCGAAGATCGTCCGTCGCATCACATAATCCCATTTTTTAGGACCACCGGTTCATAAAATTCTGATTTTCGGCATCATCGTGTCGTGCGATGGTGCTGTTGTCAAGGCCGACGACGGCCCGAACCATGGAGATCCCGATGCCCTTCGTTCGCATTTCCCTTCGCAAAGGCAAGTCGCCGGAGTATCTTGCGGCGCTCGCCGACACCATCCAGCGCGCCCTGGTCGAAACCTTCGACGTGCCGGAAAACGACCGTTTTCAGGCCATTCACCAGCACGATGAGAACGAGCTCATCTTCGACAGCAGTTATCTTGCCGGGCCGCGCTCCAACGATTTCGTCTATATCTCGATCACCATCGGCCGGCCCCGCACGGCCGAGATGAAGGCGACGCTCTATCGCCGGCTCGCCGATCTGCTGGCGCAGTCACCGAGCCTCCGGCCAGAGGATGTGATGATCGTCGTCAGCACCAGCGCACCGGAAGACTGGTCCTTCGGCGACGGCATCGCCCAGATGACCGACCCCGACTGGCGGCTGCGGGTGGCAGGAGGCCAACGATGAGCGCTTCGAACCCGAAGGCCATGACGGTCAGCCGCCCCGGCCGGGCGGTGCGCTCGCCGGAGGGTGTCACCACGGCGCCTTTCTGGGTCGAGATGTTGCTCGAAGGCAGCGCCGATGGCGAAACCACGGCCATGCGCGCCACGCTCGATCCCGGCACCATCACCCGCTGGCATACGCACCCCAGGGGCCAGTTGCTCTATGTGCTTTCGGGTCATGGGCTGGCGCAGAGCGAGGGTGGTCCCGTCGCGGAACTGCGTGCCGGCGACGCCGTCTGGTTTGCGGCCGGCGAGTGCCACTGGCATGGCGCGGCCGATGACAGTCCCTTCGGCTATCTCAGCATTCAGGCAACGGAAAACGGCAGCATCGTCGAATGGCTGCAGCCGGTGGAGGCCCGGTCATGATCGCCATGCAATACAGCTTCACCCTGCCCGCCGATTACGACATGTCGGTCATCGACCGGCGCATCCGCGACAAGGGACCGCTGCTCGACGGTTTCCCGAATCTCGGTTTCAAGGCCTATCTCAGCGCCCGCCAAGGCGAATTCGCCAGCCGCGACAATCTCTATGCGCCCTTCTACCTCTGGCAAAAGCCGGAAGGGGCAAGCGACTTCCTCTGCGGCCCCGCTTTCCAAACGCTCGCCGGCGCCTTCGGCTGGCCGCAGGTAAAAACCTGGATCGTCTGGCAGGCAAAAATCTCGCCCGATATTGCCGCAGCCAGGTTTGCCACCCGCGAGATCCTGCAAATGGAGCCGTATGCGCCGCTTGCCGATATCCGCCACGCCGAAAGCGCTGAGGCTGAAGCTGAGGTTCGGGCCGGCGGCGCCCTCGCCTCCATCCGCAGTTTCGAGCCGACGACATGGACGCGGGTGCGCTTCAGGCTATGGCGAGAGATC
This Rhizobium acidisoli DNA region includes the following protein-coding sequences:
- a CDS encoding phytanoyl-CoA dioxygenase family protein, whose amino-acid sequence is MTSNVYPPALSAAQIEQFIEDGFIRIDEAFPRDLAEEGRAIMWRDIPFDADNPRTWSQPVVRLAGYGGGPFEKAVNTPVLHSAFDQLVGKGRWEPRTGLGSFPVRFPHPDDPGDAGWHVDLSFPGGDSDPNEQRDFSAWRVNITSRGRALLMLFLFSDVGEEDAPTRIRIGSHKDVARLLAPAGEAGMAHLRLEHVGEDRPLALAMGQAGTVYLCHPFLIHAAQKHRGKEPRFMGQPGLAPSEPLRLEREDGVYSPVEMAIRQALQSI
- a CDS encoding LysR substrate-binding domain-containing protein, which gives rise to MRRTIFDLDVLRSFSTGMELGNFAKAAEKLGRSTSAVSAQLKKLEEQAGTPIFRKAGRGLALTDAGETMLGYARRLLELNDEAAAAVHSIELEGWVRLGLQEDFGETLLPEVLGRFARAHPKVRVEARVVRNVELLERVTSGKLDLALAWSDGTATAHCERIGEVPMRWIGPAERSPDWHAASGEPIPLASLEAPCLMRSAATRALDEAGISWRLAFVSSSLGGLWAAAAAGLGISIRTPIGLPAKVRPLAPETIGLPDLPKLGLVLHRAEAEPQPAAARLAELVLQSVHGALRGTAA
- a CDS encoding tautomerase family protein: MPFVRISLRKGKSPEYLAALADTIQRALVETFDVPENDRFQAIHQHDENELIFDSSYLAGPRSNDFVYISITIGRPRTAEMKATLYRRLADLLAQSPSLRPEDVMIVVSTSAPEDWSFGDGIAQMTDPDWRLRVAGGQR
- a CDS encoding cupin domain-containing protein, yielding MSASNPKAMTVSRPGRAVRSPEGVTTAPFWVEMLLEGSADGETTAMRATLDPGTITRWHTHPRGQLLYVLSGHGLAQSEGGPVAELRAGDAVWFAAGECHWHGAADDSPFGYLSIQATENGSIVEWLQPVEARS
- a CDS encoding DUF4865 family protein, encoding MIAMQYSFTLPADYDMSVIDRRIRDKGPLLDGFPNLGFKAYLSARQGEFASRDNLYAPFYLWQKPEGASDFLCGPAFQTLAGAFGWPQVKTWIVWQAKISPDIAAARFATREILQMEPYAPLADIRHAESAEAEAEVRAGGALASIRSFEPTTWTRVRFRLWREIPESAEHMQAYRVGHLSLP